A window from Megalobrama amblycephala isolate DHTTF-2021 linkage group LG21, ASM1881202v1, whole genome shotgun sequence encodes these proteins:
- the camta1b gene encoding calmodulin-binding transcription activator 1 isoform X11, whose product MYRTAVGYTGHVPPKSVSDDTDNNNEHGHLKIYLPKKLLECLPKCSSLPKERHRWNTNEEIAAYLITFEKHEEWLTTSPKTRPQNGSMILYNRKKVKYRKDGYCWKKRKDGKTTREDHMKLKVQGVECLYGCYVHSSIIPTFHRRCYWLLQNPDIVLVHYLNVPAIEDCGKPCGPILCSINTDKKEWAKWTKEELIGQLKPMFHGIKWTCSNGNSSTGFSAEQLVQQILDSHQTKPPPRTHNCLCTGNLGAGSSLHHKCNSAKHRIISPKVDPRTGGAYSSTHSEVQNNDVSEGKTEHSHGGSKNGRAGGDGAGGTGGREKRNGKVHKPALLHQNSMEVSSTNQVEVPDTTQSSPVSISSGLNSDPDMADSPVVTGMGHVASVMNSLSQSATVFMSEVSGDPVYSMSPTVDPNAHLLGADTASSSLVLAVTADSHKFAFAGAVGVGLADAGSTDGLAMLSSASVSEELVLSSNLEAGNIKLPETNMNFDPDCFLNNPKQGQTYGGNGLKTEESNGSSCSNGGLRCSPPLSDNGYGFNPSLVKNIKTEDTSFEQQLAKEGGYQVGEVVSDAVGISGSSSSGSGQNSLALTPTGSLLPSGGGLSPSTTLEQMDFSAIDAKQDYPSSVMSAAGYGQAISSSHLAHQGHSPSFFLQGSPQSQTHQNNSGSTQNSHDSNAYMGLSVVKTDTTGTNGHLHHHTHPSQHTASNCNGGSPNEQNGQAGSLQLLQYQNRFPTPGQEHEEVGGLEQPAGAEQGGGGVQEKDSDCLMKPGDHLQPGGGGETEGVGGPEHYLQQPTEGGGVGQGSGGASARPESGTLCNDTEGNGTNNSPHQQLQPLLQGAGLVQGLFSTVGSHQSLGSSGTNGGGSMEINLDHFDVSFGNQFSDLINDFISVEGGSGTAVVPGGSALYGHQLMTHSGTEGQVSSGTAAQQGADEGAHGARGYNSSDLCLQPCCSPQSTQAGAVAGEAGQLSYMQVAEAVSAAVAHGNMAMLQATGRLFVVTDYSPEWSYPEGGVKVLITGPWQEASSEYTCLFDQITVPASLIQPGVLRCYCPAHDTGLVTLQVAASSQIISNSVVFEYKARALPALPSSQHDWLSLDDNQFRMSILERLEQMERRMAEMAGQQQQQQGGGGPSESGGTGTGGGEGGRNNSEQAQFSPGQGQSQGQGPAGSSFESRVVVVCEKMMNRACWAKSKHLIHSKTFRGMTLLHLAAAQGYTTLIQTLIKWRTKHADSIDLELEVDPLNVDHFSCTPLMWACALGHMEAAVVLYKWDRRALAIPDSLGRLPLAIARSRGHTKLAECLESLQREEQQSGALTTTASMPFSPSTEASAAEGWMNVWGTETSSVGLKESSIPSSASSSSSDLRRPRSEPSSFYSSVSHGDAPLSKKHKPNPETLQTRPSKSCSAPLGLEEQAHKPKTCPSKPREGTVEKEQGDGEQSQTKLGTTCGGGRWGSRQAAGRRVPTVGLGKERLANRLRLREIASAGTISDLRTSQEDLENTGDLQNMNMMTLAEEVIEATSDRIKRENFVASDTTLDGVGVSSTMSWLASYLGDAERFLFNKPLTHSPGLAPVHGGGQPELDGPLGKLGFQSPAEWTALLNASHNKEERDLTQLALSDPEQRELYEAARQVQNTFRKYKGRPLREQQELAAAVIQRCYKRYKQLTWIALKYALYKKMTLAAILIQSKFRSYHEQKKFQQSRRAAVLIQQYYRSYKELGRPNPRSRATAAALVQHKLRSSLLTKRQDQAARKIMRFLLRCRHSPLMDHRLFKRGERIEKGQGT is encoded by the exons aACCCTGACATTGTGCTGGTCCACTACCTGAACGTGCCCGCCATAGAGGATTGTGGGAAACCGTGTGGGCCCATACTGTGCTCCATCAACACGGATAAGAAAGAGTGGGCCAAATGGACCAAGGAAGAGCTCATCGGGCAGCTCAAACCCATGT TTCATGGCATCAAGTGGACTTGCAGCAATGGGAATAGCAGCACTGGCTTCTCAGCAGAGCAGCTCGTGCAGCAAATTCTGGACAGCCACCAGACCAAACCACCTCCCCGGACTCACAACTGCCTCTGCACGGGAAACCTGG GTGCTGGGAGCAGCCTGCATCACAAATGCAACAGTGCCAAACACCGTATCATCTCCCCGAAAGTGGACCCTCGCACCGGAGGCGCCTACAGCAGCACCCACTCCGAGGTTCAGAACAACGATGTGTCCGAGGGAAAGACGGAGCACAGCCACGGCGGGAGTAAAAATGGCAGGGCGGGGGGCGATGGTGCTGGTGGAACAGGCGGCAGAGAGAAAAGGAACGGAAAGGTGCACAAGCCAGCGCTGCTCCACCAGAACAGCATGGAGGTGTCCTCAACCAACCAGGTGGAAGTGCCAGATACCACCCAGAGCTCACCTGTCTCCATTAGCAGTGGGCTTAACTCTGATCCCGATATGGCCGACAGTCCTGTAGTGACAGGAATGGGCCACGTAGCCTCCGTAATGAACAGCCTGTCTCAGTCCGCCACTGTATTCATGTCAGAGGTCTCTGGAGACCCTGTCTATAGCATGTCTCCTACTGTAGACCCCAACGCTCACCTCTTGGGTGCTGACACGGCCTCTAGCAGTCTAGTATTAGCAGTGACAGCCGACAGTCACAAGTTTGCCTTTGCTGGAGCGGTGGGAGTGGGTTTGGCGGATGCAGGGTCCACAGACGGACTTGCTATGCTGTCTTCAGCCAGCGTGTCTGAAGAACTGGTGCTGTCTAGTAACCTGGAAGCTGGGAATATCAAGCTGCCCGAGACCAACATGAACTTTGACCCCGACTGCTTCCTCAACAACCCCAAGCAAGGTCAGACCTATGGAGGAAATGGGCTGAAAACCGAGGAGAGCAACGGGAGCAGCTGCAGCAACGGAGGGCTGAGGTGTTCTCCACCACTCAGCGACAACGGTTACGGCTTTAACCCCTCTCTGGTGAAGAACATCAAGACGGAGGACACGTCATTTGAACAGCAGCTGGCTAAAGAGGGTGGCTATCAGGTTGGAGAAGTGGTGAGCGATGCCGTCGGTATCTCTGGTTCCTCAAGCAGCGGTTCTGGCCAAAACTCTCTGGCTCTGACGCCCACTGGTTCACTGCTGCCATCTGGAGGTGGACTCAGTCCCAGCACCACACTCGAGCAGATGGATTTCAGCGCCATTGATGCCAAGCAAGACTATCCGTCCAGTGTTATGTCAGCAGCAGGCTATGGACAAGCTATTTCCAGCTCTCACTTGGCCCACCAGGGTCACTCCCCCAGCTTCTTTCTGCAAGGTTCTCCACAGTCCCAGACCCACCAGAACAACTCTGGTTCGACCCAGAACTCCCACGACTCCAATGCCTACATGGGTCTGTCTGTCGTCAAGACAGACACGACAGGAACCAATGGACATCTCCATCACCATACCCACCCTAGCCAGCACACTGCCTCTAACTGCAACGGCGGCTCTCCAAATGAACAGAATGGACAGGCTGGGTCGCTCCAGCTTCTGCAGTACCAGAACCGCTTTCCAACCCCAGGCCAGGAGCATGAAGAAGTGGGTGGTTTGGAACAGCCAGCAGGAGCAGAACAAGGAGGAGGCGGCGTCCAAGAGAAGGACTCCGATTGTTTGATGAAACCAGGGGACCACTTGCAGCCTGGTGGAGGAGGAGAAACCGAGGGTGTAGGGGGCCCAGAGCACTACCTTCAGCAGCCAACAGAAGGTGGTGGAGTCGGGCAGGGATCTGGAGGAGCGAGCGCAAGACCAGAAAGTGGAACTCTGTGCAATGACACCGAGGGAAATGGAACCAACAACAGCCCCCATCAACAGCTCCAGCCACTCCTGCAAGGAGCCGGTTTGGTGCAGGGGCTTTTCAGCACCGTAGGGTCCCACCAGAGCCTGGGCAGCAGTGGAACCAATGGAGGAGGATCCATGGAGATCAACCTGGACCATTTTGATGTTTCCTTCGGGAATCAGTTCTCAGATCTCATCAATGACTTCATTTCGGTGGAGGGCGGAAGTGGTACGGCAGTAGTGCCGGGCGGCAGCGCTCTCTACGGTCATCAGCTGATGACCCATTCAGGAACAGAGGGGCAGGTCTCTTCTGGAACAGCTGCGCAACAAGGTGCAGACGAAGGAGCTCATGGGGCGAGAGGGTACAATTCTTCGGACCTCTGCCTGCAGCCCTGTTGCAGCCCGCAGTCCACGCAGGCTGGGGCGGTGGCGGGCGAGGCAGGACAGCTATCATACATGCAGGTGGCCGAGGCCGTGTCGGCAGCCGTGGCACATGGGAACATGGCAATGTTACAGGCTACCGGAAGGCTGTTTGTGGTGACGGACTATTCTCCAGAGTGGTCTTATCCTGAG GGCGGGGTGAAGGTTCTGATCACCGGTCCATGGCAGGAGGCCAGCAGTGAATATACCTGCCTGTTTGATCAGATAACAGTTCCAGCCTCTCTCATCCAGCCTGGGGTGCTACGCTGCTACTGCCCAG CTCATGACACAGGCCTGGTGACCCTGCAGGTGGCAGCCAGCAGTCAAATAATCTCCAACTCAGTGGTGTTTGAGTATAAAGCCCGTGCCCTGCCTGCCCTGCCCTCCTCTCAACACGACTGGCTTTCACTGGACG ATAACCAGTTCAGAATGTCCATCCTGGAACGCCTAGAGCAGATGGAGCGAAGGATGGCAGAGATGGCCggtcagcagcagcagcaacaaggCGGTGGAGGACCATCTGAGAGCGGAGGAACCGGAACAGGAGGTGGAGAAGGAGGAAGAAACAATTCGGAACAGGCACAG TTCTCACCAGGTCAGGGTCAGAGCCAGGGTCAAGGTCCGGCTGGCAGCTCCTTTGAGAGCCGTGTAGTGGTAGTTTGTGAGAAGATGATGAACCGTGCCTGCTGGGCCAAGTCCAAGCACCTGATCCACTCCAAAACTTTCCGGGGCATGACTCTTCTTCATCTGGCAGCTGCCCAGGGCTACACCACCCTTATCCAAACACTAATCAAGTGGCG CACTAAGCATGCAGACAGTATTGACCTGGAACTTGAGGTTGATCCTCTAAACGTGGATCATTTTTCTTGTACCCCACTA ATGTGGGCTTGCGCTTTGGGTCATATGGAAGCAGCAGTGGTTTTGTATAAATGGGATCGGCGAGCTTTGGCCATCCCAGATTCTTTGGGTCGCTTACCGCTGGCTATAGCCCGATCCCGTGGCCACACTAAGCTGGCCGAGTGTCTGGAAAGCCTACAGAGGGAGGAGCAGCAGTCAGGAGCACTGACTACAACTGCCAGCATGCCTTTCTCACCATCTACTGAGGCCTCAGCTGCAGAGGGATGGATGAATGTTTGGGGTACGGAGACATCTTCAGTTGGGTTGAAAGAAAGTAGCATCCCTAGTTCTGCTTCCAGCTCCAGCTCAG ACTTGAGGAGACCCAGGTCGGAACCATCCAGTTTCTATAGCAGTGTTAGTCACGGGGACGCCCCATTGAGCAAAAAACACAAACCCAACCCAGAGACCCTTCAAACTCGGCCCAGCAAATCCTGCTCTGCCCCTCTCGGACTAGAAGAACAGGCCCACAAGCCTAAAACGTGCCCTTCCAAACCGAGGGAAGGTACTGTGGAGAAAGAGCAAGGAGATGGTGAGCAGTCTCAGACTAAGCTGGGCACAACTTGTGGAGGTGGGCGTTGGGGTTCCAGACAGGCTGCGGGACGCAGAGTGCCAACTGTAGGACTTGGCAAGGAAAGGCTCGCAAACAGACTGAGGTTAAGAGAAATTGCTAGTGCAGGAACAATCTCTGATCTGCGTACAAGCCAAGAGGATCTGGAGAACACAGGAGACCTGCAG aacatgaacatgatgaCTTTAGCGGAGGAAGTCATTGAGGCGACGTCTGACCGCATCAAGAGGGAAAACTTTGTTGCATCAGACACTACACTAGATGGTGTTGGAGTCAGCAGCACTATGAGCTGGTTAGCCAGTTACCTTGGAGATGCAGAGAG GTTCCTGTTTAACAAGCCCCTAACTCACTCTCCTGGCCTGGCCCCAGTCCACGGTGGAGGACAGCCGGAACTCGACGGTCCTCTTGGGAAGCTTGGCTTTCAGTCCCCTGCTGAATGGACTGCACTTCTCAACGCCTCCCACAACAAGGAGGAACGTGACCTGACCCAGCTGGCCCTGTCTGATCCTGAACAGAGAGAACTTTACGAGGCAGCCCGCCAGGTCCAGAACACCTTCCGCAAGTACAAG GGTCGTCCGCTTCGGGAGCAGCAGGAACTGGCAGCTGCTGTCATTCAGCGCTGTTATAAGAGGTACAAACAG CTGACATGGATAGCCTTGAAG TATGCACTTTATAAGAAGATGACGCTGGCCGCCATCCTTATCCAGAGTAAATTCCGCAGCTACCACGAACAGAAGAAGTTCCAGCAGAGTCGCAGGGCAGCCGTGCTGATCCAGCAATATTACCGCAGCTACAAAGAGCTCGGCCGGCCGAACCCACGCAGCCGAGCCACTGCAGCTGCACTGGTGCAGCACAAACTCAG AAGCAGTTTACTGACCAAGAGACAAGACCAGGCTGCCAGAAAAATCATGCGGTTTCTGCTGCGGTGCCGTCACAG CCCCTTGATGGACCATAGACTATTCAAACGG GGCGAAAGAATTGAGAAAGGCCAAGGAACATGA
- the camta1b gene encoding calmodulin-binding transcription activator 1 isoform X5 has translation MAAENKPEGLKKIRNPDRMYRTAVGYTGHVPPKSVSDDTDNNNEHGHLKIYLPKKLLECLPKCSSLPKERHRWNTNEEIAAYLITFEKHEEWLTTSPKTRPQNGSMILYNRKKVKYRKDGYCWKKRKDGKTTREDHMKLKVQGVECLYGCYVHSSIIPTFHRRCYWLLQNPDIVLVHYLNVPAIEDCGKPCGPILCSINTDKKEWAKWTKEELIGQLKPMFHGIKWTCSNGNSSTGFSAEQLVQQILDSHQTKPPPRTHNCLCTGNLGAGSSLHHKCNSAKHRIISPKVDPRTGGAYSSTHSEVQNNDVSEGKTEHSHGGSKNGRAGGDGAGGTGGREKRNGKVHKPALLHQNSMEVSSTNQVEVPDTTQSSPVSISSGLNSDPDMADSPVVTGMGHVASVMNSLSQSATVFMSEVSGDPVYSMSPTVDPNAHLLGADTASSSLVLAVTADSHKFAFAGAVGVGLADAGSTDGLAMLSSASVSEELVLSSNLEAGNIKLPETNMNFDPDCFLNNPKQGQTYGGNGLKTEESNGSSCSNGGLRCSPPLSDNGYGFNPSLVKNIKTEDTSFEQQLAKEGGYQVGEVVSDAVGISGSSSSGSGQNSLALTPTGSLLPSGGGLSPSTTLEQMDFSAIDAKQDYPSSVMSAAGYGQAISSSHLAHQGHSPSFFLQGSPQSQTHQNNSGSTQNSHDSNAYMGLSVVKTDTTGTNGHLHHHTHPSQHTASNCNGGSPNEQNGQAGSLQLLQYQNRFPTPGQEHEEVGGLEQPAGAEQGGGGVQEKDSDCLMKPGDHLQPGGGGETEGVGGPEHYLQQPTEGGGVGQGSGGASARPESGTLCNDTEGNGTNNSPHQQLQPLLQGAGLVQGLFSTVGSHQSLGSSGTNGGGSMEINLDHFDVSFGNQFSDLINDFISVEGGSGTAVVPGGSALYGHQLMTHSGTEGQVSSGTAAQQGADEGAHGARGYNSSDLCLQPCCSPQSTQAGAVAGEAGQLSYMQVAEAVSAAVAHGNMAMLQATGRLFVVTDYSPEWSYPEGGVKVLITGPWQEASSEYTCLFDQITVPASLIQPGVLRCYCPAHDTGLVTLQVAASSQIISNSVVFEYKARALPALPSSQHDWLSLDDNQFRMSILERLEQMERRMAEMAGQQQQQQGGGGPSESGGTGTGGGEGGRNNSEQAQFSPGQGQSQGQGPAGSSFESRVVVVCEKMMNRACWAKSKHLIHSKTFRGMTLLHLAAAQGYTTLIQTLIKWRTKHADSIDLELEVDPLNVDHFSCTPLMWACALGHMEAAVVLYKWDRRALAIPDSLGRLPLAIARSRGHTKLAECLESLQREEQQSGALTTTASMPFSPSTEASAAEGWMNVWGTETSSVGLKESSIPSSASSSSSDLRRPRSEPSSFYSSVSHGDAPLSKKHKPNPETLQTRPSKSCSAPLGLEEQAHKPKTCPSKPREGTVEKEQGDGEQSQTKLGTTCGGGRWGSRQAAGRRVPTVGLGKERLANRLRLREIASAGTISDLRTSQEDLENTGDLQNMNMMTLAEEVIEATSDRIKRENFVASDTTLDGVGVSSTMSWLASYLGDAERFLFNKPLTHSPGLAPVHGGGQPELDGPLGKLGFQSPAEWTALLNASHNKEERDLTQLALSDPEQRELYEAARQVQNTFRKYKGRPLREQQELAAAVIQRCYKRYKQYALYKKMTLAAILIQSKFRSYHEQKKFQQSRRAAVLIQQYYRSYKELGRPNPRSRATAAALVQHKLRSSLLTKRQDQAARKIMRFLLRCRHSPLMDHRLFKRGERIEKGQGT, from the exons aACCCTGACATTGTGCTGGTCCACTACCTGAACGTGCCCGCCATAGAGGATTGTGGGAAACCGTGTGGGCCCATACTGTGCTCCATCAACACGGATAAGAAAGAGTGGGCCAAATGGACCAAGGAAGAGCTCATCGGGCAGCTCAAACCCATGT TTCATGGCATCAAGTGGACTTGCAGCAATGGGAATAGCAGCACTGGCTTCTCAGCAGAGCAGCTCGTGCAGCAAATTCTGGACAGCCACCAGACCAAACCACCTCCCCGGACTCACAACTGCCTCTGCACGGGAAACCTGG GTGCTGGGAGCAGCCTGCATCACAAATGCAACAGTGCCAAACACCGTATCATCTCCCCGAAAGTGGACCCTCGCACCGGAGGCGCCTACAGCAGCACCCACTCCGAGGTTCAGAACAACGATGTGTCCGAGGGAAAGACGGAGCACAGCCACGGCGGGAGTAAAAATGGCAGGGCGGGGGGCGATGGTGCTGGTGGAACAGGCGGCAGAGAGAAAAGGAACGGAAAGGTGCACAAGCCAGCGCTGCTCCACCAGAACAGCATGGAGGTGTCCTCAACCAACCAGGTGGAAGTGCCAGATACCACCCAGAGCTCACCTGTCTCCATTAGCAGTGGGCTTAACTCTGATCCCGATATGGCCGACAGTCCTGTAGTGACAGGAATGGGCCACGTAGCCTCCGTAATGAACAGCCTGTCTCAGTCCGCCACTGTATTCATGTCAGAGGTCTCTGGAGACCCTGTCTATAGCATGTCTCCTACTGTAGACCCCAACGCTCACCTCTTGGGTGCTGACACGGCCTCTAGCAGTCTAGTATTAGCAGTGACAGCCGACAGTCACAAGTTTGCCTTTGCTGGAGCGGTGGGAGTGGGTTTGGCGGATGCAGGGTCCACAGACGGACTTGCTATGCTGTCTTCAGCCAGCGTGTCTGAAGAACTGGTGCTGTCTAGTAACCTGGAAGCTGGGAATATCAAGCTGCCCGAGACCAACATGAACTTTGACCCCGACTGCTTCCTCAACAACCCCAAGCAAGGTCAGACCTATGGAGGAAATGGGCTGAAAACCGAGGAGAGCAACGGGAGCAGCTGCAGCAACGGAGGGCTGAGGTGTTCTCCACCACTCAGCGACAACGGTTACGGCTTTAACCCCTCTCTGGTGAAGAACATCAAGACGGAGGACACGTCATTTGAACAGCAGCTGGCTAAAGAGGGTGGCTATCAGGTTGGAGAAGTGGTGAGCGATGCCGTCGGTATCTCTGGTTCCTCAAGCAGCGGTTCTGGCCAAAACTCTCTGGCTCTGACGCCCACTGGTTCACTGCTGCCATCTGGAGGTGGACTCAGTCCCAGCACCACACTCGAGCAGATGGATTTCAGCGCCATTGATGCCAAGCAAGACTATCCGTCCAGTGTTATGTCAGCAGCAGGCTATGGACAAGCTATTTCCAGCTCTCACTTGGCCCACCAGGGTCACTCCCCCAGCTTCTTTCTGCAAGGTTCTCCACAGTCCCAGACCCACCAGAACAACTCTGGTTCGACCCAGAACTCCCACGACTCCAATGCCTACATGGGTCTGTCTGTCGTCAAGACAGACACGACAGGAACCAATGGACATCTCCATCACCATACCCACCCTAGCCAGCACACTGCCTCTAACTGCAACGGCGGCTCTCCAAATGAACAGAATGGACAGGCTGGGTCGCTCCAGCTTCTGCAGTACCAGAACCGCTTTCCAACCCCAGGCCAGGAGCATGAAGAAGTGGGTGGTTTGGAACAGCCAGCAGGAGCAGAACAAGGAGGAGGCGGCGTCCAAGAGAAGGACTCCGATTGTTTGATGAAACCAGGGGACCACTTGCAGCCTGGTGGAGGAGGAGAAACCGAGGGTGTAGGGGGCCCAGAGCACTACCTTCAGCAGCCAACAGAAGGTGGTGGAGTCGGGCAGGGATCTGGAGGAGCGAGCGCAAGACCAGAAAGTGGAACTCTGTGCAATGACACCGAGGGAAATGGAACCAACAACAGCCCCCATCAACAGCTCCAGCCACTCCTGCAAGGAGCCGGTTTGGTGCAGGGGCTTTTCAGCACCGTAGGGTCCCACCAGAGCCTGGGCAGCAGTGGAACCAATGGAGGAGGATCCATGGAGATCAACCTGGACCATTTTGATGTTTCCTTCGGGAATCAGTTCTCAGATCTCATCAATGACTTCATTTCGGTGGAGGGCGGAAGTGGTACGGCAGTAGTGCCGGGCGGCAGCGCTCTCTACGGTCATCAGCTGATGACCCATTCAGGAACAGAGGGGCAGGTCTCTTCTGGAACAGCTGCGCAACAAGGTGCAGACGAAGGAGCTCATGGGGCGAGAGGGTACAATTCTTCGGACCTCTGCCTGCAGCCCTGTTGCAGCCCGCAGTCCACGCAGGCTGGGGCGGTGGCGGGCGAGGCAGGACAGCTATCATACATGCAGGTGGCCGAGGCCGTGTCGGCAGCCGTGGCACATGGGAACATGGCAATGTTACAGGCTACCGGAAGGCTGTTTGTGGTGACGGACTATTCTCCAGAGTGGTCTTATCCTGAG GGCGGGGTGAAGGTTCTGATCACCGGTCCATGGCAGGAGGCCAGCAGTGAATATACCTGCCTGTTTGATCAGATAACAGTTCCAGCCTCTCTCATCCAGCCTGGGGTGCTACGCTGCTACTGCCCAG CTCATGACACAGGCCTGGTGACCCTGCAGGTGGCAGCCAGCAGTCAAATAATCTCCAACTCAGTGGTGTTTGAGTATAAAGCCCGTGCCCTGCCTGCCCTGCCCTCCTCTCAACACGACTGGCTTTCACTGGACG ATAACCAGTTCAGAATGTCCATCCTGGAACGCCTAGAGCAGATGGAGCGAAGGATGGCAGAGATGGCCggtcagcagcagcagcaacaaggCGGTGGAGGACCATCTGAGAGCGGAGGAACCGGAACAGGAGGTGGAGAAGGAGGAAGAAACAATTCGGAACAGGCACAG TTCTCACCAGGTCAGGGTCAGAGCCAGGGTCAAGGTCCGGCTGGCAGCTCCTTTGAGAGCCGTGTAGTGGTAGTTTGTGAGAAGATGATGAACCGTGCCTGCTGGGCCAAGTCCAAGCACCTGATCCACTCCAAAACTTTCCGGGGCATGACTCTTCTTCATCTGGCAGCTGCCCAGGGCTACACCACCCTTATCCAAACACTAATCAAGTGGCG CACTAAGCATGCAGACAGTATTGACCTGGAACTTGAGGTTGATCCTCTAAACGTGGATCATTTTTCTTGTACCCCACTA ATGTGGGCTTGCGCTTTGGGTCATATGGAAGCAGCAGTGGTTTTGTATAAATGGGATCGGCGAGCTTTGGCCATCCCAGATTCTTTGGGTCGCTTACCGCTGGCTATAGCCCGATCCCGTGGCCACACTAAGCTGGCCGAGTGTCTGGAAAGCCTACAGAGGGAGGAGCAGCAGTCAGGAGCACTGACTACAACTGCCAGCATGCCTTTCTCACCATCTACTGAGGCCTCAGCTGCAGAGGGATGGATGAATGTTTGGGGTACGGAGACATCTTCAGTTGGGTTGAAAGAAAGTAGCATCCCTAGTTCTGCTTCCAGCTCCAGCTCAG ACTTGAGGAGACCCAGGTCGGAACCATCCAGTTTCTATAGCAGTGTTAGTCACGGGGACGCCCCATTGAGCAAAAAACACAAACCCAACCCAGAGACCCTTCAAACTCGGCCCAGCAAATCCTGCTCTGCCCCTCTCGGACTAGAAGAACAGGCCCACAAGCCTAAAACGTGCCCTTCCAAACCGAGGGAAGGTACTGTGGAGAAAGAGCAAGGAGATGGTGAGCAGTCTCAGACTAAGCTGGGCACAACTTGTGGAGGTGGGCGTTGGGGTTCCAGACAGGCTGCGGGACGCAGAGTGCCAACTGTAGGACTTGGCAAGGAAAGGCTCGCAAACAGACTGAGGTTAAGAGAAATTGCTAGTGCAGGAACAATCTCTGATCTGCGTACAAGCCAAGAGGATCTGGAGAACACAGGAGACCTGCAG aacatgaacatgatgaCTTTAGCGGAGGAAGTCATTGAGGCGACGTCTGACCGCATCAAGAGGGAAAACTTTGTTGCATCAGACACTACACTAGATGGTGTTGGAGTCAGCAGCACTATGAGCTGGTTAGCCAGTTACCTTGGAGATGCAGAGAG GTTCCTGTTTAACAAGCCCCTAACTCACTCTCCTGGCCTGGCCCCAGTCCACGGTGGAGGACAGCCGGAACTCGACGGTCCTCTTGGGAAGCTTGGCTTTCAGTCCCCTGCTGAATGGACTGCACTTCTCAACGCCTCCCACAACAAGGAGGAACGTGACCTGACCCAGCTGGCCCTGTCTGATCCTGAACAGAGAGAACTTTACGAGGCAGCCCGCCAGGTCCAGAACACCTTCCGCAAGTACAAG GGTCGTCCGCTTCGGGAGCAGCAGGAACTGGCAGCTGCTGTCATTCAGCGCTGTTATAAGAGGTACAAACAG TATGCACTTTATAAGAAGATGACGCTGGCCGCCATCCTTATCCAGAGTAAATTCCGCAGCTACCACGAACAGAAGAAGTTCCAGCAGAGTCGCAGGGCAGCCGTGCTGATCCAGCAATATTACCGCAGCTACAAAGAGCTCGGCCGGCCGAACCCACGCAGCCGAGCCACTGCAGCTGCACTGGTGCAGCACAAACTCAG AAGCAGTTTACTGACCAAGAGACAAGACCAGGCTGCCAGAAAAATCATGCGGTTTCTGCTGCGGTGCCGTCACAG CCCCTTGATGGACCATAGACTATTCAAACGG GGCGAAAGAATTGAGAAAGGCCAAGGAACATGA